The Cuculus canorus isolate bCucCan1 chromosome 3, bCucCan1.pri, whole genome shotgun sequence DNA window TTGACCTTTTCAATTCACAATGAAATTGCTTCTCTTACAAGCAGTATATGAGAAGATAGAAATTTCCCAAGCTGCAATTATAAAGTAGGTTATCGTTTTCTTCATATAACAGCCTGTtatattttttctagaaataaaatgtttttttttccttagattttGTTGCTGATTCGCAATCCAAAAGATGTAGCTACATCGTTTTACTATTTTAGCAATGGCGTGCCTACTCTTCCCTCCTATGAGACCTGGGATGATTTCTTCGAAGCTTTCATGACAAAGAAAAGTACAGTACATTCTTCTGTTTGTGTCCTTGTCTATTGTGTCCATTTGTGTCCTTGTCCTTGTGTCCACTGTTCACTGTTTTGCCCTTATCTAAAAACCTTGCACTTTGTAAAACAACTTCACTTGGATTTTTTGGTTTACAGTACAAAAGCAGAGATTAAAGGCCAAAAGATAGAAATTTGAACTGAAACTTACAATACTTGTCTTACTGCCTGAGGATAAACCCTCATCAAAACTTCACTTCCACAACCTGCTTTAGTTTGGAAAAACTGctattttctttagaagaaacAATTCCGCCTTCCTTCTGTCTTGgatcccctctcccctcctttccaATGTCCATCATGTGGCCATGCAAGCGTCTAACACCTACGTACCATTTCCTCTAGACCAGAGGAATGTTTTGGACTAAGtcagtgcattaaaaaagaaagaaagaaagtaatcCCACTAATTTAAAATTGCCTCAATTCTTCAGTTTGGCATATCACACGGCCAGCAGAAGGGAGGGTTAAACAAGGTTTTAAACTAGATTAAGGGAGTCTGCAAGATGCCTTTTGTACTGATAGCTGTACTGATAGTGGATTCGCATCTGTCATAAAATACTAACAAGTTTTACTGTACAGACTTGCAAATTGTATCATATGCCTGAGATGTGCATGTGCCAGAACAGCATAGAGCAAAATCCCATAATTCCCACAGAAGGGTGTAAACTCTGGCATGTGCGTGATTAATAATGCCCATTCCTTAGGAATCAACTGAAGGAGTAAAAACTGGTTTATTTCATAATAAAGTTGTCTAAATAGCTTGTCTAAACTTCATTTATGCTTCATCTTAGTATTCTTTTGTATTATTTAGTGGCCTGGGGGTGCTACTTTCAATACCTTTCCGAATGGAACAAATACGCTGATGATGAAAATGTTATGGCAGTAACTTACGAAGAGCTAAAAGAGGTGGGGTCACCAACAGTTACAAATATTTCACACTTCAAAGAGCACTTAATTATTATATTGTATATTGCATATTGTAGATCATTTATTATATTAGATATTTCACATTCAAAGAGCAATTATTCATTATATTGTTGTAATGTATTCAGACTGTGATTCTTTATGAGATAGATTCTTGTTTTAAGGGAAGGAAAGGTGAAATGCAAACtcaaaagcctttttaaaattttgattgtgaaaaagttttttgttttctctttagctGTGATATAAACTTAACTTAAATCACTGTAAATCAAAATCCCCAGTAATATTTTTAGGGGAAGTGTTTATATATTCAACAGTGTAGATTTTGATCCACTGTAAATCACGTACAGTCCTTTGTAATCTATAGGAAGACGGGCCATCTCGCCTGTGAAATAGtcatggagaagagaaacacTAGGAACCACTCCAGTCTTGTTGAACTATGTGAATATTGTGCAACTGTAGCCAGAAGAGAGACGTAGAGAAGCGCTTCAGACCTTGGAAAGCAGTGAAATTTATTCATGTGGTATGCTACATTCCTCTTTTCAGAATCGGGTCGTAGGTGTGAAAAACATAGCTGCTTTCCTTGGGATTTCAATGACCGAGGCAGAACTTCAGAGTGTGGTAGAaagaagcagcttccagtcaaTGAAGAAGCACTCAGAGAAGACCCATGGGACATTTGGCGAAGTTCTCTTTCGCAAAGGTAGGAAGCTTCAAGAGGTCCAGAGGTAGAATTGTCACACTCTCAAGAACATAGGCCACCCAtcctttgcttcatttttgcaGACATCTGAACATTAGAGATTAGTATCAAGCAGGTTATCACTGTCATGTTTCAGAAGACTAGTCAAGGAGAAGCAGTGAGGAAGAGATCCAGGCTATGGACAGCAGAGAAGAGTTAATCACACAGAGGGAATTTTAGAGGCTACTTTTGCAGTGTAGCGGAGAAGACACGGACAAGAGAGGGCTGACCTGGCTGTCAGAATCTATCTCTGTATTTTACATTAAGGAAGCCAGTGGATAAAAACctcaggctgccaagggagcaGGAACCCAGATCTGTGTCCTGCCACACGGTTCTTAAGATTTTGTGTTCTTCTGTCTCGCCAGTCATAAGTGACTGGAGTATAAAGGAACAGGCAACCAGGACTTTAGGCTGCTTTTCTTGGACACAGTCACCTGAAAAGGAGCAAGTACAGAGTTAATTCCTTTATCCTCGTTCCTTTGCAACATGGCAGTTTCACATAGCTGTAGCTCCACTGACTTCACAGAATTAGATCAGTGTGAAGATTAGTTAAGTTTGATCTTGAAAAATGGACCATCTACATTTAGTGTACAATGGAACAAGAATGACAAATCTatagaacaaaaaataatcaattttcttgtttatcaagtgtttctctgcttctttgaaGGTGGTGTAAGTGACTGGAAGAATCATTTCAGTGAAGATCAGAATGAGAAAATGGATAAAGCATTTGAAGAACATATGAGAGGAACTAAACTGGGAACAAAGCTAAAGTATGAAGTGTATTGTAAAGCCTGAAAAGTAATGAATTATGGTTACAGCTCAAGCTTTCCAATGCACTCTCACATCATCTGACTACTCTATACTAGGAAACTAGATCAAATGATCCAAACACCTTAGAATTACTGTAGGAAACACATTGCAGTGACCTATACAGtaacaatcacagaatcatagaatcataggttggaagagacctccaggatcatcaagtccaacgattcctaacaatccctaaaccatgcccctcagcacctcatccacccatccctcaaacacctccagggaaggtgactcaaccacctccctgggcagcctctgccagtgcccaatgacccttgctgtgaaaaattttttcctgaacatCCAGGATGGAGCatcccctgacggagcttgaggccaatccctcttgtcctctcctct harbors:
- the LOC128851885 gene encoding sulfotransferase 6B1-like: MEKPRQKFKDIIDQAFAAASKMHRDELLFPYKGVLYPVTLCSPETFRAMESFEARSDDIILAGYLKSGTNWLTQILNDLADIYEKKTQNKQNTVDNEELEEFPYLEIGDTEKYERMKKLPSRRVIVTHLRPEYLPRSIFKNKAKILLLIRNPKDVATSFYYFSNGVPTLPSYETWDDFFEAFMTKKMAWGCYFQYLSEWNKYADDENVMAVTYEELKENRVVGVKNIAAFLGISMTEAELQSVVERSSFQSMKKHSEKTHGTFGEVLFRKGGVSDWKNHFSEDQNEKMDKAFEEHMRGTKLGTKLKYEVYCKA